The Pseudanabaena galeata CCNP1313 genome includes a region encoding these proteins:
- a CDS encoding phage tail sheath family protein, whose protein sequence is MALDYFAPGVYVEEVDKGSRPIEGISLSVAGFIGFTEDVRGDADLFKPMMVTSWDQYREYFAAPGSDGYTDFDAYLPFAVNGWFVNGGGRCWVTSIGTKLPGSEPPAPEATALRIGTSNNKPTLMFNIKPADASESQLALPSTGDRIKVIIQESTPKPLPEDAPADAEPPLNTGEFFNVVVVQGGQELEKYEHVSMNPQVAPDVADYVVTAIADSEYVTIADISTSGQPLSRRPANGAYEIAPPPYISTVDRFARDLLGQRDDRTGIQGMFEIDETAMIACPDLMRVYEAGLIDIDQVHGVMEMMLSMCENSFPGPAFRMAVIDPPPIKPSKGMEAVPPDRQKPQDVAQWLSMFNRRSMFGALYYPWIKVANPRKGGKPSYVPPCGHVMGLWCRTDQSRGIFKAPANDTPRGVLGLAYETNMREQEMLNPIGINCIRNFASYNRGFKVWGARTLVEPDNIQWRYISVRRLISYIEKSIEIGTQWVVFEPNDTDLWARVTRTVSNFLEGLWRNGALFGGASSEAFYVKCDATLNTHETMMMGRLYIEVGICPVRPAEFVIFRVSQWSPNS, encoded by the coding sequence ATGGCACTAGACTACTTCGCCCCGGGCGTATACGTCGAAGAGGTTGATAAAGGCAGTCGTCCCATTGAAGGCATCAGCCTCAGTGTGGCGGGCTTTATCGGATTTACCGAAGACGTTCGCGGTGATGCTGATCTGTTTAAACCAATGATGGTTACATCATGGGATCAGTATCGTGAATACTTTGCAGCTCCTGGTTCTGATGGTTACACCGACTTCGATGCTTACTTGCCCTTCGCTGTTAATGGTTGGTTTGTCAATGGCGGTGGACGCTGCTGGGTAACGAGCATTGGCACAAAACTGCCTGGATCTGAGCCTCCAGCCCCTGAAGCAACCGCACTTCGCATTGGCACATCAAATAACAAGCCCACCTTGATGTTTAACATCAAGCCAGCCGATGCTTCTGAGAGCCAGTTAGCGTTACCTTCAACGGGCGATCGCATCAAAGTCATCATTCAAGAAAGCACTCCCAAGCCATTACCCGAAGACGCTCCTGCCGATGCCGAGCCACCCTTAAATACTGGTGAATTCTTCAACGTTGTTGTTGTCCAAGGCGGACAAGAATTGGAGAAATACGAACATGTCTCGATGAATCCACAGGTTGCGCCCGATGTTGCTGACTATGTAGTAACGGCGATCGCTGATTCTGAATATGTCACCATCGCCGACATTTCTACCAGCGGACAACCACTCTCTCGTCGTCCCGCTAACGGAGCTTATGAGATTGCGCCACCTCCTTACATTTCCACCGTTGATCGCTTTGCGCGTGACTTGCTAGGACAAAGAGACGATCGCACTGGCATTCAAGGCATGTTTGAAATCGATGAAACAGCGATGATTGCTTGCCCGGACCTTATGCGCGTCTATGAAGCTGGTCTGATCGACATCGATCAAGTACATGGGGTCATGGAAATGATGCTCAGCATGTGCGAAAACTCCTTCCCAGGGCCTGCCTTCCGCATGGCAGTGATTGATCCCCCACCGATCAAGCCCTCCAAAGGCATGGAAGCTGTACCACCCGATCGCCAAAAACCTCAAGACGTAGCCCAATGGTTGAGCATGTTCAACCGTCGCTCCATGTTTGGCGCACTCTATTACCCTTGGATCAAAGTCGCAAACCCTCGCAAAGGCGGCAAGCCATCCTACGTTCCTCCTTGCGGTCATGTCATGGGTCTATGGTGTCGCACTGACCAATCACGCGGTATCTTCAAGGCTCCCGCCAACGACACTCCTAGAGGTGTGCTTGGCTTAGCCTACGAAACCAACATGCGCGAGCAAGAAATGCTCAACCCCATCGGTATTAACTGCATTCGTAACTTTGCTAGCTACAATCGCGGCTTCAAGGTATGGGGCGCACGTACCTTGGTCGAGCCAGACAACATTCAATGGCGCTACATCAGTGTCCGCCGTCTGATTAGCTATATTGAGAAATCAATTGAAATTGGGACTCAATGGGTGGTATTTGAGCCTAACGATACTGACCTATGGGCAAGAGTAACTCGTACTGTCAGTAACTTCTTAGAAGGACTTTGGCGGAATGGGGCTTTATTTGGCGGCGCATCCTCAGAAGCGTTTTATGTCAAATGTGATGCCACCCTCAATACCCATGAAACGATGATGATGGGTCGGCTATACATTGAGGTCGGTATTTGTCCTGTCCGTCCTGCTGAATTTGTGATCTTCCGCGTCAGTCAGTGGTCGCCTAACAGCTAA
- a CDS encoding phage tail protein, which yields MAELIPIPTSRYYVEFDGLTDKLIKSVSEVTFTGQTAGHEKPLASTKGGKTIWQSTSAGFEENPNVTIEVYVTEGDMDFYNWMLATMPKSEGGQGKWSSSRKNGSIVAYDSEDNEAIRWSLTNCWIKSYKVSDFNSESKDLAVETFEIIAEQINRVK from the coding sequence ATGGCTGAACTTATACCAATTCCTACTAGTCGATACTATGTAGAATTTGATGGACTGACTGACAAGTTGATTAAAAGTGTTTCTGAAGTTACCTTTACAGGGCAAACCGCAGGACATGAAAAGCCTCTAGCCTCAACCAAAGGTGGTAAGACCATTTGGCAGAGTACGTCAGCAGGTTTTGAAGAAAACCCCAATGTCACCATTGAAGTCTATGTCACCGAAGGCGACATGGACTTTTACAATTGGATGTTAGCAACTATGCCCAAGAGTGAAGGGGGACAAGGTAAATGGTCTTCCAGCCGTAAGAACGGATCAATCGTTGCTTACGATAGTGAAGATAATGAAGCAATTCGTTGGAGTTTAACTAATTGTTGGATTAAGTCTTACAAGGTCAGCGACTTTAATTCTGAAAGTAAGGATCTGGCTGTTGAGACCTTTGAAATTATCGCCGAGCAAATCAACCGCGTTAAGTAG
- a CDS encoding phage tail protein, protein MAKGEILACSKYYFNLSGLDDLVVKSVGGIGSTLQTAGDSKSYGVSKSGKSVIQATVTGTSNSNITVEFVCTLGDDRLIKWYSASHSEALGGGGTQTKGERKTGTITLYNQGGEAAATWELTGVMPSSYKSTKLEAGAEGLATETIEFVYESLHRKT, encoded by the coding sequence ATGGCAAAAGGTGAAATTTTAGCCTGCTCTAAATACTACTTTAACTTATCGGGTTTGGATGACCTAGTTGTTAAAAGCGTAGGGGGTATTGGTTCAACTCTGCAAACCGCAGGGGACAGTAAATCCTATGGAGTATCCAAGAGTGGTAAGTCAGTTATTCAAGCAACTGTCACAGGTACAAGCAATAGCAATATTACAGTTGAATTTGTCTGTACCCTTGGCGACGATCGCCTAATTAAATGGTACAGCGCCTCACATTCCGAAGCACTCGGTGGTGGTGGAACCCAAACTAAGGGTGAGCGCAAAACAGGTACGATCACTCTTTACAATCAAGGCGGCGAGGCTGCTGCAACTTGGGAATTAACTGGGGTAATGCCTTCCAGCTATAAATCAACTAAGCTAGAAGCTGGTGCTGAGGGTCTAGCAACCGAGACGATCGAGTTTGTCTATGAATCTTTGCATCGCAAAACATAA
- a CDS encoding phage tail protein — protein MSEEQQIEFLAKSKFYVEITLQGSLEQIDGYFMECSGLSRSQEAIEIVEVTPQVWGRSGSTKGRVIRTKLPGNVKSENITLKQGLNISMTMWKWLKAVEDGNWAQQLRDGDITIYDQASIEKARFRFNGAWPMRYKISEFKADASEFAITEVELCVSDFLRIN, from the coding sequence ATGTCAGAAGAACAGCAAATAGAATTTTTAGCTAAGTCTAAATTTTATGTAGAAATTACTTTACAGGGCAGTCTAGAACAAATTGATGGCTACTTTATGGAATGTAGCGGATTGTCTCGAAGTCAAGAAGCGATTGAAATTGTTGAAGTTACTCCGCAAGTATGGGGGAGGAGTGGTTCGACAAAAGGACGGGTTATCCGTACAAAGCTTCCAGGAAATGTCAAAAGTGAGAATATTACGCTCAAACAAGGATTGAATATTTCCATGACCATGTGGAAATGGTTAAAAGCAGTGGAAGATGGTAACTGGGCGCAACAACTACGAGATGGTGATATCACTATTTATGACCAAGCTTCAATAGAAAAAGCAAGGTTTCGATTTAATGGCGCTTGGCCGATGCGTTACAAAATTTCCGAATTTAAAGCTGATGCTAGCGAATTTGCGATTACTGAGGTAGAGTTATGCGTTAGTGACTTTTTACGGATTAATTAA
- a CDS encoding WD40 domain-containing protein, with protein MAKASKRGQQILKDKLRQLGLSQTASQVLEKAGSIGVAKRFFQGDDIRQDTFIQLCQFLGIDWQEAIAKTPQVDLKEAQQVGNFYGRTTELQQLEQWVISDRYQIVTILGMGGMGKTSLASQLAHQLKEEFEFTIWRSLRNAPSFASILTDILQFLSHPQPLELPDNLPAQLDLLMRYLDARRCLLVIDNWESILSDRSGYLSGYRSGYEGYGDLIRYIGERNHQSCLVVTSREAPPELSRLMGSSVRSLPLSGLSQQDGLQILARESMRANDAEWQEIITHYAGNPLALKIVAAGIRDLLGGDVSQMLALMREGGLTFGDIQDLLQRQFLRLSESEQEVMYWLAIAREPISVIALKENLLSIESKQKLIVTLELLKKRSLIEVMANGFTLQPVVMEYVNYQFIDKICQEINFTEQKINLLHSHALIEATAKDYIRDAQIRFILQPIADKLGYQAIATTLTRLKAETVPKQGYAGGNLVNLLCCLNIDLTGYDFSNLSIWQADLREVELPQVNFTNCDLARSAFRVTFSSVIATAFSPDGKIIATSDVRGWIYLWRVADGSQLLKTPAHSEFIFSLAFSKDGQMLASGGLDRMVKLWNVNTGACLLSIEAHALGVASIAFSPDDLLIASGGGDRTVKLTEVATGKCMTTLEGHEQIVRSVAFSPDGQMIASCSLDRTIKLWSVLTGECVRTIVDTNAVYSVAFAPQSDRSDGQIASAGEDCLVKIWDIHTGKIVKAIAGHQKQIWSIAFSADGQMLVSAGDDETVKLWSVDTGEVIRTLYGHKNRIWSVTFSPDAKTLVSGSDDRIVKLWDVDTGQCIRTIRGYHKATKPVAFSPDNKLLFSFSYEEQSVRVWDAQNAKCLRNFDLGTSGVMQVAFSPDQQTFACGNYDHTIKIFNVKNGTCTQILQGHSAWVRFVAFTANGEILASGSGDQTIKLWHLPTSKCLNTLHGHHSPVQALAIHPKVEILASGSWDGMIKIWDLRSQECLITLSEHSDRIESLAFSQDDILISGSMDHSLKFWNLTTGFCVSTLPSQFPVWTIALNPKLSILAFGGYAAEVKLWCLQTNQYLNNLKEKLDIGYMGDVIFSADGQILANGSEDGVTRLWDLQSGKRLQSLKIPKPYEDMNIARIKGLTAAQKSTLKALGAVDL; from the coding sequence ATGGCAAAAGCGTCTAAACGAGGACAGCAAATACTCAAGGATAAATTACGTCAGCTTGGACTGTCCCAGACTGCTAGCCAAGTCTTAGAAAAAGCGGGATCGATTGGTGTCGCCAAACGTTTCTTTCAAGGGGATGACATTCGCCAAGATACCTTCATACAGCTTTGTCAATTTTTGGGTATAGATTGGCAAGAGGCGATCGCAAAGACTCCGCAAGTTGATTTAAAAGAGGCTCAACAGGTAGGTAATTTCTATGGACGTACTACTGAACTGCAACAGCTAGAGCAATGGGTAATCAGCGATCGCTATCAAATTGTCACCATTTTGGGCATGGGCGGCATGGGCAAAACTTCCCTAGCATCACAACTCGCCCATCAATTAAAAGAAGAATTTGAATTTACGATCTGGCGATCGCTACGTAATGCCCCATCTTTTGCAAGCATCCTCACCGATATTTTGCAATTTCTCTCTCACCCTCAACCGCTCGAACTACCAGATAATTTACCCGCACAACTTGACCTGCTGATGCGCTATCTAGATGCGCGGCGATGTTTGTTAGTGATTGATAACTGGGAGTCGATTCTGAGCGATCGCTCTGGCTATCTCTCTGGCTATCGATCTGGTTATGAAGGCTATGGTGATTTGATTAGATATATTGGGGAACGTAATCATCAAAGCTGCTTAGTGGTTACCAGTCGCGAAGCACCGCCAGAATTATCGAGATTGATGGGAAGCTCAGTGCGATCGCTGCCTTTATCGGGCTTATCACAACAGGATGGCTTGCAGATATTGGCGAGAGAATCTATGAGGGCAAACGATGCCGAATGGCAGGAAATCATTACCCACTATGCGGGAAATCCTCTAGCTCTAAAAATTGTCGCCGCAGGGATTCGCGATTTACTGGGTGGCGATGTCTCGCAAATGCTAGCCTTAATGCGAGAGGGGGGGCTGACTTTTGGAGATATCCAAGATCTGCTCCAACGTCAGTTTTTGAGACTATCGGAGTCTGAGCAAGAAGTAATGTACTGGTTAGCGATCGCCCGTGAGCCAATATCAGTAATTGCCCTAAAAGAGAATTTGCTGTCCATAGAATCAAAGCAAAAACTGATTGTGACTCTGGAATTATTGAAAAAGCGATCGCTCATAGAAGTTATGGCTAATGGGTTTACACTCCAGCCTGTAGTGATGGAATATGTCAATTATCAATTCATTGACAAGATCTGTCAGGAGATTAACTTCACCGAACAGAAGATAAATCTACTCCATAGTCATGCCCTCATCGAAGCCACAGCGAAAGACTATATTCGTGATGCTCAAATTCGGTTTATCCTTCAGCCCATTGCCGATAAGTTAGGTTATCAAGCAATCGCCACAACTCTAACTCGACTGAAAGCGGAGACTGTACCAAAGCAAGGATATGCAGGTGGCAATCTTGTTAACCTGCTCTGTTGTCTAAATATTGATCTAACTGGTTATGACTTCTCTAATTTATCCATTTGGCAGGCTGATCTCAGAGAAGTGGAACTTCCTCAAGTTAACTTTACTAACTGCGATCTTGCCAGATCGGCTTTTAGAGTGACTTTTAGTAGTGTGATAGCGACAGCCTTCAGTCCCGATGGCAAGATTATAGCAACTAGTGACGTAAGGGGCTGGATTTATCTTTGGCGAGTTGCTGATGGTAGTCAACTGCTTAAAACTCCTGCTCATAGTGAATTTATATTTTCTCTAGCATTTAGCAAGGATGGGCAAATGCTTGCTAGTGGAGGTCTCGATCGCATGGTGAAGTTGTGGAACGTGAATACAGGAGCATGTTTACTTTCGATAGAAGCCCATGCACTTGGGGTAGCCAGTATTGCCTTTAGCCCTGACGATCTGCTGATAGCCAGTGGTGGTGGCGATCGCACGGTCAAACTCACCGAAGTCGCAACGGGCAAATGCATGACGACCCTAGAGGGACATGAGCAGATCGTGCGATCGGTCGCCTTTAGTCCTGATGGGCAAATGATTGCTAGTTGCAGCTTGGATCGCACCATTAAACTATGGAGTGTATTAACTGGAGAATGTGTTCGCACAATTGTTGATACTAATGCTGTCTACTCTGTTGCCTTTGCGCCACAAAGCGATCGCTCCGATGGACAGATTGCCAGCGCTGGAGAAGATTGCCTTGTCAAGATTTGGGATATTCATACTGGCAAAATCGTGAAAGCGATCGCAGGACATCAAAAACAGATTTGGTCGATTGCTTTTAGTGCCGATGGTCAAATGCTGGTGAGTGCAGGTGATGATGAAACTGTGAAGCTTTGGTCAGTAGATACAGGCGAAGTAATTAGAACCTTATATGGTCACAAAAATCGCATTTGGTCAGTGACCTTTAGTCCCGATGCGAAAACTTTAGTTAGTGGTAGTGATGATCGGATTGTGAAGTTGTGGGATGTAGATACAGGTCAATGTATCAGAACGATTCGGGGATATCATAAAGCTACTAAACCTGTTGCCTTTAGTCCTGACAATAAGCTTCTCTTTTCCTTTAGCTATGAAGAGCAGAGCGTGAGGGTTTGGGATGCTCAGAATGCAAAATGTTTGAGAAATTTTGATCTCGGCACATCTGGAGTGATGCAAGTTGCCTTTAGCCCTGACCAGCAAACCTTTGCCTGTGGTAATTATGACCATACCATCAAGATCTTTAATGTCAAAAATGGAACCTGCACGCAAATTCTCCAAGGGCATTCCGCTTGGGTAAGATTTGTTGCTTTTACTGCTAATGGTGAAATCTTAGCTTCTGGAAGTGGTGACCAAACCATCAAACTTTGGCATCTCCCAACTTCAAAATGCTTAAATACTCTGCATGGTCATCATAGCCCTGTCCAAGCTCTAGCGATCCATCCCAAGGTTGAAATCCTTGCTAGTGGTAGTTGGGATGGCATGATTAAAATTTGGGATTTGCGATCGCAGGAATGTTTAATAACACTATCAGAACATAGCGATCGCATCGAAAGTTTAGCTTTTAGTCAAGATGACATATTAATTAGTGGCAGTATGGATCACTCTCTTAAGTTCTGGAATCTAACAACAGGATTTTGTGTAAGCACTCTCCCCAGCCAATTCCCAGTCTGGACAATAGCCTTAAATCCTAAATTATCAATCCTTGCCTTTGGAGGATATGCCGCCGAGGTAAAGCTCTGGTGTTTGCAGACTAATCAGTACCTCAACAATTTAAAAGAAAAATTAGATATTGGCTATATGGGAGATGTGATTTTCAGTGCTGATGGACAGATTTTAGCTAATGGAAGTGAGGATGGAGTGACTAGACTTTGGGATTTGCAATCTGGCAAAAGGCTCCAATCATTGAAAATTCCTAAACCCTATGAAGATATGAATATTGCTAGGATCAAGGGATTAACTGCTGCTCAAAAATCTACACTTAAAGCATTAGGAGCAGTTGATCTGTAA
- a CDS encoding DUF2157 domain-containing protein, protein MQIEKEDLDWAVDQDLIDANVADSLWQALLVRKQHVPKFDFANVSYYFGALIIIFGMFFFLTLAWASLGGLGIFALSCIYILIFARAGRHLWFDRGLKVPGGLLTTIAVCMVPLAIYGFQRMTGIWPSGDPGSYRNYHMWVKASWFYMELGTVLAGMLALWWIRFPFLTMPIAYSLWYMSMDLTPLIFGKNEFAWNERCLVSFWFGIATVVIAFFIDRHIRRSQGDFAFWLYLSGLMAFWGGLTLMNSGGEWERFLYFLINLFLILLSVLLRRRVFVIFGAMGVIGYVGHLAYTVFSNSLLFPIALSFVGVFIIFAGIQYQKNYTNWEKWLHRILPESLLQILPKDI, encoded by the coding sequence ATGCAAATTGAAAAAGAGGATCTAGACTGGGCTGTTGACCAAGATTTGATCGATGCAAATGTAGCTGATAGTCTCTGGCAGGCTTTACTTGTAAGGAAACAGCACGTACCAAAATTTGATTTTGCTAACGTGTCCTACTACTTTGGCGCACTCATCATCATTTTTGGGATGTTTTTCTTTCTGACCCTTGCTTGGGCATCACTGGGTGGACTGGGTATCTTCGCCCTATCTTGCATTTACATCTTAATTTTTGCTCGTGCTGGACGACACTTGTGGTTTGATCGCGGACTAAAAGTTCCTGGAGGTTTGCTCACAACTATTGCTGTATGCATGGTTCCACTTGCAATTTATGGTTTTCAGCGCATGACGGGTATCTGGCCAAGTGGAGATCCTGGTAGCTATCGCAACTACCATATGTGGGTAAAAGCTAGTTGGTTTTACATGGAATTAGGCACAGTTCTCGCTGGGATGCTTGCCCTTTGGTGGATTCGCTTTCCCTTCCTAACAATGCCGATCGCTTACTCGCTATGGTACATGTCAATGGATTTGACACCGTTGATTTTTGGTAAAAATGAATTTGCTTGGAATGAGCGATGTCTAGTTTCTTTCTGGTTTGGCATAGCCACTGTCGTCATTGCTTTTTTCATTGATCGGCACATCCGCCGCAGTCAGGGTGACTTTGCCTTTTGGCTATACTTGTCTGGACTAATGGCTTTTTGGGGAGGTTTAACGCTGATGAATTCTGGTGGCGAATGGGAGAGATTCCTCTATTTCCTAATTAATCTGTTTTTGATTCTTCTCTCTGTTTTGCTCAGAAGACGTGTATTTGTCATCTTCGGCGCTATGGGAGTGATCGGTTATGTAGGACATCTTGCATACACAGTATTTAGTAATTCGCTACTGTTTCCGATCGCGCTTTCTTTTGTTGGTGTTTTCATAATTTTTGCTGGGATACAATACCAAAAAAATTACACAAATTGGGAAAAGTGGTTACATCGTATCCTTCCTGAATCTTTGCTACAAATTTTGCCAAAGGATATTTGA
- a CDS encoding HEPN domain-containing protein — protein sequence MESNRYRASISRAYYSMYFATQAILISENINASTHKGLIKLFRLHFIKTSKLSNELSVILGDTYDLRQLADYGEEVELTTEQVKITLQNAKDFLYQVRDYLNLS from the coding sequence TTGGAAAGTAACCGTTATCGAGCCTCAATTTCACGGGCTTACTATTCAATGTACTTCGCAACTCAAGCCATTCTAATCTCTGAAAACATTAACGCCAGCACCCACAAAGGACTCATCAAACTATTTAGATTGCACTTTATCAAAACAAGCAAACTCTCTAATGAGCTTTCTGTTATCTTAGGTGATACCTACGATTTGAGACAACTAGCTGATTATGGCGAGGAAGTAGAACTAACTACAGAACAAGTAAAGATCACCCTACAAAACGCAAAGGATTTTTTATACCAAGTTAGAGACTATCTAAACTTATCATAG
- a CDS encoding nucleotidyltransferase domain-containing protein: protein MNQSTLAPKLNSLLTEFREELQHLYGSKFLQLVLYGSQARNQATTDSDIDVAVILKSPISPPTEIFHMGAIKSRLSLQYDELLSVIPISEEDFKNKSTPLLNNIRREGIAL, encoded by the coding sequence ATGAATCAATCAACATTAGCACCAAAGTTAAATAGCCTATTAACAGAATTTCGAGAAGAACTGCAACACCTGTATGGCAGTAAATTCTTGCAACTGGTTTTGTACGGTTCACAGGCACGCAATCAAGCTACAACCGACTCAGACATTGATGTTGCCGTTATCCTCAAATCTCCCATCTCCCCTCCCACTGAGATTTTTCACATGGGCGCAATCAAATCTAGACTTAGCCTTCAATACGACGAACTCTTATCCGTAATTCCCATCTCAGAAGAAGACTTCAAAAACAAATCTACCCCACTTTTAAACAATATCCGTAGAGAAGGAATCGCTCTATGA
- a CDS encoding DUF433 domain-containing protein has translation MNWETYIHSDPDILFGKPVIKGTRLSVEFILGLLSAGWTEQQIFENYPTLNQNSLRAVFAFATGAK, from the coding sequence ATGAACTGGGAAACCTATATCCACTCCGATCCCGATATATTATTCGGCAAGCCAGTCATCAAAGGCACAAGGCTTTCCGTCGAATTTATATTGGGCTTATTGTCCGCAGGTTGGACAGAACAACAAATATTTGAAAACTATCCTACCCTAAACCAAAATTCACTTAGAGCCGTATTTGCCTTTGCTACTGGAGCGAAATAG
- a CDS encoding IS1380 family transposase: MTECNQEAKIEFYKKKRLEVKFSGEQLSSEGGILLVRQAEEKVKIIEEMAERIEDKRDQNKIRHSMEQLIQQRVLQIASGYEDAIDSNQLRKDPILKIACNRLPIDEEEELLASQSTMTRLENRIAKSENKAMRRLFIEKYIEQHKTPPKQIVLDIDGWDAPTHGEQQMSFFHGYYDHHIYYPVLINEAKSGYPLVLQLRAGNSHAGKGVAPILRWLFWRLKREWAGVEIILRGDGGFSLPEIIKVCERSGVGYVCGFSSNAVLKRKVANLLERARLQYCQTREKARLFDDVYYQSSSWSEPRRLVMKAEWLEKGANPRFLITNLALPPQELYDKFYVYRGADSEHRIKELKLGIKAGRLSCHSFTANQFRLLLAQAAYILMLTIRQAAAATTLAKAQVIRLRDSLLKCAAHVKVSVRRVLVELPNFFPFAKEFCLISQRLSEPNFCIFD; the protein is encoded by the coding sequence ATGACAGAGTGTAATCAAGAAGCAAAGATCGAATTTTATAAAAAAAAGCGACTAGAAGTAAAGTTTAGTGGCGAACAATTGAGTAGTGAAGGTGGAATACTGCTGGTGAGACAAGCAGAAGAGAAAGTTAAAATTATCGAAGAGATGGCAGAGAGAATCGAGGATAAGCGAGACCAGAATAAAATCAGACACAGCATGGAACAGTTAATCCAGCAAAGGGTATTGCAAATAGCCAGTGGCTATGAAGATGCCATCGATAGCAATCAGCTGAGAAAAGACCCAATTTTAAAAATTGCCTGCAATCGGTTGCCAATAGATGAAGAAGAGGAACTACTGGCAAGTCAGTCAACCATGACGCGGTTAGAGAATCGGATTGCGAAATCAGAGAACAAAGCCATGAGGCGGTTATTTATCGAGAAATATATCGAACAGCACAAGACCCCTCCCAAACAAATCGTACTAGACATAGATGGGTGGGATGCGCCAACGCACGGAGAGCAACAGATGAGCTTTTTTCATGGATACTATGATCATCATATCTACTATCCCGTATTGATCAATGAAGCAAAAAGTGGATATCCTCTAGTATTGCAACTGAGAGCAGGGAATAGTCATGCAGGGAAAGGAGTCGCACCAATATTACGTTGGCTATTCTGGCGATTAAAACGGGAATGGGCAGGAGTCGAAATCATTTTGCGGGGTGATGGAGGATTCTCCTTACCCGAAATCATCAAAGTCTGCGAGCGTTCGGGTGTTGGCTATGTTTGTGGATTTTCTAGTAATGCTGTTTTAAAGCGCAAGGTAGCTAATTTGCTGGAACGCGCAAGATTGCAATATTGTCAGACGAGAGAAAAAGCGCGGTTGTTTGATGATGTTTACTACCAATCTAGTTCATGGTCAGAACCACGACGCTTAGTAATGAAAGCGGAATGGCTAGAAAAAGGGGCTAATCCACGTTTTCTGATTACCAATTTGGCGTTACCACCCCAAGAACTTTACGATAAATTTTATGTCTATAGAGGGGCGGATTCTGAGCATCGTATCAAGGAATTGAAATTGGGTATCAAGGCAGGTCGCCTCAGTTGTCATAGTTTTACGGCTAACCAGTTTCGGCTGCTTCTGGCTCAGGCTGCCTATATTCTCATGTTAACGATTCGACAAGCGGCGGCGGCAACGACATTAGCCAAAGCTCAAGTAATTCGCTTACGCGATTCTTTGCTCAAATGTGCGGCTCATGTCAAAGTGTCGGTTAGGCGGGTGCTGGTAGAATTGCCAAATTTCTTTCCCTTTGCTAAAGAATTCTGTCTGATTTCTCAGCGTTTATCCGAGCCTAACTTCTGTATTTTTGATTAG